The genome window AGCCAAGATGGGGCAGGTCGCAGCCGAAACTCTCTTAGAACGGATTCAAGGGCATTGGGACAGCTTTCCCTTGAATGTGGAGTTGAAGGCTAAGATGATTGTTCATGACTCCATATCTGCCATCGGCTCATAGGATTGACCCTTCGGACAATCAGGACTATAGTTTTTACTATCTGGGTCGATTCCATTAGGAACGGTACCGGGTGAAATACAATATTTTATCAATCAGGCTTGATTCGTGGAGGACAGGTGCTGAACAAATTCAAAAAGCGATGATACTGACAATAGATGCAGGGAGCAGCCGGATATTCGGAGGTCTACTGCAGGATGGACAGATCAAAGCTACTTTTCAGAAAAACTCTTCTACCGGCATGAGCGCAGATGAGATAGGTCTTTTTCTTATTCAATGGCTGTGTGTAAACCACTTCAGTGCTGATGATATTGAGGGATTTGTCTACTGTTCTGTTGTGCCTGAACTCAACAAAGTCCTGGACGAGTGCAGCCGGAAATATTTCAATCTGGAAGCTCTGTCTCAGAAAGCAGGAGTGAAAAGCGGTTTGCAGGTCAAGTATACCAATCATCATGAATTGGGTGCAGATCTAATAGCCAATGCTGTAGCAGGAGTTAAACTTCATCCCGGAAAAAATCTCATAATTGTAGACTTTGGCACGGCAACCAGCCTTTGTGCAGTCAGCCGTCTCAAGGAATATCTGGGGGGAACTCTGGTTCCCGGATTGGATATTGCCATGGAAGCCCTGGCTGATCGTACAGCATGGCTACCGGAAGTCGAGATAAGACAGTCGAAAAATGTCTGTGGAAGGGATACGGTGAGTGCAATTCAGGGCGGTCTTTACTTTGGAACCATAGGCATGCTCAAAGAGTTGATTTACCGTATGAAGAAAGAGTGTTTCTCACAAGAAGGAGCCTTGGTTCTGGCAACAGGTACCTATGCTCAGTTGTTTCAAAATACCCAAATATTTGATGAAATCGTTCCCGAACTCGTCCTCCTCGGTCTGGAAGAAATTAGAAATCTCAACCTGAATTGATAGAGGCTGGAGGTCGCAATGAGCGAACAGACCTGGTCTGCAAGACAGACTGCAAATTGGAAAAGTAAGGTGGGCCTGGCAGAAATGCTGAAGGGGGGAGTCATCATGGACGTCGTCACTCCCGAACAGGCTATGATTGCCGAACAGGCGGGAGCTGCCGCAGTAATGGCTTTGGAAAGGGTGCCTGCGGATATCAGAAAAGACGGGGGTGTGGCCAGAATGTCCGATCCCATGATGATTGAAAGCATACAAAACGCCGTCACCATCCCGGTAATGGCTAAATGCCGGATCGGTCATATTTCCGAGGCCCGCATGCTTGAAGCCTTGGAAATTGACTTCATTGATGAATCGGAAGTTTTGACACCGGCGGACGACAGGTATCATATTCTAAAAAGTGATTATGCCGTTCCCTTCGTCTGCGGATGCAGAAATCTCGGCGAAGCTCTCAGACGCATTGCCGAGGGGGCTGCCATGATCCGCACCAAGGGGGAAGCCGGAACCGGTGATATTCTTGAAGCTGTACGTCATATGAGAACCCTTAAAGAAGATATAGCCCGCATTCAGGGGATGCCTAGGGAAACTCTTATGACAATTTCAAAAGAGTTTGCTGCTCCTTATGATCTCATCCTCGAAGTGGCAAAAACAGGAGAGCTTCCTGTGCCCAACTTCTCAGCGGGAGGTGTGGCAACACCTGCCGATGCCGCTCTTATGATGCATCTGGGCGCTCAGGCTGTATTTGTAGGGTCTGGAATATTTAAATCAGAAAATCCAGAAAGAAGGGCCAAGGCCATTGTAAAGGCGGTTACATATTTTAATGACCCGGCCATTCTGGTAGACCTGAGCCGTAACATAGGGGCTCCCATGACAGGCATTTCCATGGATGAATTAACGGCAGAACAGAGGCTGGCCGGAAGAGGTTGGTGATGAATGTTCCGGGAATCCTTGCACTGCAGGGTGGCTTTGCCGCCCATGAAAAGATCCTGAAAGAAATGGGATATTCTCCTATTCTTGTTAAAAACGAAAAGGATTTGGAGACGATTGACCGCCTCATATTACCAGGGGGCGAGAGCACCGTAATGATCCGTTTACTCAATGAATCAAAGCTCAAAGGTTCTCTTATTCAAAGGGTTCGGGAAGGGATGCCTCTCTTTGGGACCTGTGCCGGACTGATCCTGCTCTCATTGGAACTCATAGGCTTGGGCCTTGAACCCCTAGGGCTCATGGATATTAAAGTAAAACGGAATGCCTATGGCCGTCAAATTGACAGCTTTGAAACAAGTCTTAGCTGGAGAGGGATGACTCTGCCTGCTCTGTTTATCAGGGCTCCCCAGATCTGCGAGTACGGACCGAAGGTGGAGGTTTTAATCAGCCATAAGGGAGTCCCTGTCCTGGTCAGGCAGGGAAAGATGTTAGCGGCAAGCTTCCATCCAGAATTAAACAAATCTACAGTCCTTCACCGGTATTTTATGGAATTTTGATTTTTATCGCGGTAGGGTCATTTTTATTGCATTGGCTCTGCTGTGATTCTATTCATCTAGTTGATCTCTCTCAAAATTTCCTTTGATCTCATGTGTGATAAGATATATTTAGAGCATGATGGGTAATATTTATAGTAGATGATATGTTAATTACCTTACAGAATTGTATTATTGGGTGAAAAGGAATATTTGACAATCACCTATGAATCTAAAGGGAAAAAGGAGAATCAATATGTCAAAAAAAGTCGTTTTTATGATTGCCTTCTGTCTGATAATCAGCGGATCATTTGCATGGGCCGCCGGACAGGGTGAAGAAAACGTATCGTCAGAACAAACTTTGAAGTTCTGGAGAATGGGGACAGATGATGTCTGGGTTAATTATGTCCGGGATTTTATCGGTCGCTATGAAGAGAGAAACCCCGGGATCAAGGTGGAATATGAGTATTTCATACCTAAGGATCTTCCCCAGAAATTAAATACATCCCTGGCCGCCGGTATCGGTCCCGATGTTGTCGGCTGTAGTATTCAGCATGTATCCGAGTATGCAGACAAGGGTGTTTTTATGCCTATCGATGAGTATCTTGATTCATGGGAAGCTAAATCCGATATACCAGACTCCATCTTGAATGTCTCTCTCCTCAATGGAAAGCACTATGCCTTGGCTTACCATCCTGACCCCTATGTTTTTGCTTACAGAAAGGATTTTTTCAGGGAAGCAGGGCTTGATCCGAATGATCCTCCTGAAACATGGGAAGAACTCCTGGAAGTGGCTCCAAAGCTGACAAAACGGGATGGCGATATTGTTACTAGAGCAGGATTTCTGATGCCTATCGATGACTTCCTAACCTTCGTTCCCTTTGCCGTTATGAATGGCGCTTCTTATATAAGTGAAGATTCACAACCGACTTTTAACGGACCTAAATGGGTAGAGGCTCTGGAAGTTCTGACTACTCTGGTAAAAGACCAAAAAGTCACCATGGAAACAACAAATAATCAGGAGTGGACCCAGTCTACGTTCTCTAAGGGGAATGCCGCCATTGCCCAGGTCAATACCATTACACTGCAGCAGTTCTTTAATGCTTATCCAGATAAAAAAGATGAGGTTGGATATTTTGCCATTTCAAGAGAGCGGGCAAGCAACTGGAATGGTGCATGGCTCTATGCCATCAATTCCAGGTCTAATATGAAAGATGAAGGCTGGTCCCTTATAGAACAGTGGATGGAACCCGATGAAGTCTGGACCTGTTATCAGGCTACTGGAAACATCCCGGTTCTCAAGAGTCTGTCTGCAAAATTCACCGCTGAGAATCCCGTGTTAAACAGTGCTCTGTTTGCCGGAATCGAAAATGGTCTTGGAAATCCTCTGGTTCCCTGGGCTACTCTTCAGATCAAGTACATGAGAAAGGCCATGTCTGAATCCTTCTATGGTATGTCAGATCCTCAGACGGCTCTGGAAGAGAATTATCAACTACTTTTAAATGAAATTAAATAATCATTAACAATCAGAGATCCCGCCTGAATCATGGGGCGGGGTTCCTATTCTTCAGGATATAAAATGAAATATAAGCATAACATTTCAGGACACTTGATGATCCTTCCCTGCTATGTGATCTATCTGTTTTTCGTGCTTCTTCCGGTTCTTATGACCGTATGGTTCAGTTTCCGAGATTACGATTTATTTACACAAAGTAATTTTGTGGGGATAGATAATTTTACACGTCTGTTTACGGACCCGCTTTTTCTGGTGTCTGTTAAAAACACATTCATTTATGCATTGGGAACCATTATTCCCCAGATTCTTTTGGGGCTTCTTCTGGCCGTGCTGCTGAATACCAATATACCCGGTAGAGGTTTCTTCAGGTTGGCCTTCTATATTCCCTATCTTGTTTCTATGGTCTCTGTAGCAATGCTGTGGCTGTGGATCTATGATCCTGCAAGCGGAGTCCTTAATCGATTTGTGAAATTCATCGGCCTGCCGCCTCAACGCTGGTTATTTGATATGAAGTTGGCATTAAGTTCTCTTATGGTTATGGGAGTCTGGAAGATGTCGGGGTATAATATGATTATATACTTGGCTGGCCTCCAGCAGATTCCCCCTCAGCTCTATGAAGCGGCAGACATTGACGGCATCAGTGGGTTTCGGAAATTCCTGCACATAACGATTCCTTTGATTCAGCCGACAACATTCTTTCTTGTCGTCATTAATACAATCCAGTCATTTGCAGTATTTGAACAGGTCAATATTATGACCGATGGAGGACCCAGTAATGCGACGACGACGATTGTCCATCAGATGTATGAACGG of Oceanispirochaeta crateris contains these proteins:
- a CDS encoding carbohydrate ABC transporter permease — its product is MKYKHNISGHLMILPCYVIYLFFVLLPVLMTVWFSFRDYDLFTQSNFVGIDNFTRLFTDPLFLVSVKNTFIYALGTIIPQILLGLLLAVLLNTNIPGRGFFRLAFYIPYLVSMVSVAMLWLWIYDPASGVLNRFVKFIGLPPQRWLFDMKLALSSLMVMGVWKMSGYNMIIYLAGLQQIPPQLYEAADIDGISGFRKFLHITIPLIQPTTFFLVVINTIQSFAVFEQVNIMTDGGPSNATTTIVHQMYERGFVDFQMGYASSMGVFLLLITILLTVFNFKYGREGQDLS
- the pdxS gene encoding pyridoxal 5'-phosphate synthase lyase subunit PdxS, with protein sequence MLKGGVIMDVVTPEQAMIAEQAGAAAVMALERVPADIRKDGGVARMSDPMMIESIQNAVTIPVMAKCRIGHISEARMLEALEIDFIDESEVLTPADDRYHILKSDYAVPFVCGCRNLGEALRRIAEGAAMIRTKGEAGTGDILEAVRHMRTLKEDIARIQGMPRETLMTISKEFAAPYDLILEVAKTGELPVPNFSAGGVATPADAALMMHLGAQAVFVGSGIFKSENPERRAKAIVKAVTYFNDPAILVDLSRNIGAPMTGISMDELTAEQRLAGRGW
- a CDS encoding type III pantothenate kinase, which produces MKYNILSIRLDSWRTGAEQIQKAMILTIDAGSSRIFGGLLQDGQIKATFQKNSSTGMSADEIGLFLIQWLCVNHFSADDIEGFVYCSVVPELNKVLDECSRKYFNLEALSQKAGVKSGLQVKYTNHHELGADLIANAVAGVKLHPGKNLIIVDFGTATSLCAVSRLKEYLGGTLVPGLDIAMEALADRTAWLPEVEIRQSKNVCGRDTVSAIQGGLYFGTIGMLKELIYRMKKECFSQEGALVLATGTYAQLFQNTQIFDEIVPELVLLGLEEIRNLNLN
- the pdxT gene encoding pyridoxal 5'-phosphate synthase glutaminase subunit PdxT, with the translated sequence MNVPGILALQGGFAAHEKILKEMGYSPILVKNEKDLETIDRLILPGGESTVMIRLLNESKLKGSLIQRVREGMPLFGTCAGLILLSLELIGLGLEPLGLMDIKVKRNAYGRQIDSFETSLSWRGMTLPALFIRAPQICEYGPKVEVLISHKGVPVLVRQGKMLAASFHPELNKSTVLHRYFMEF
- a CDS encoding ABC transporter substrate-binding protein; amino-acid sequence: MSKKVVFMIAFCLIISGSFAWAAGQGEENVSSEQTLKFWRMGTDDVWVNYVRDFIGRYEERNPGIKVEYEYFIPKDLPQKLNTSLAAGIGPDVVGCSIQHVSEYADKGVFMPIDEYLDSWEAKSDIPDSILNVSLLNGKHYALAYHPDPYVFAYRKDFFREAGLDPNDPPETWEELLEVAPKLTKRDGDIVTRAGFLMPIDDFLTFVPFAVMNGASYISEDSQPTFNGPKWVEALEVLTTLVKDQKVTMETTNNQEWTQSTFSKGNAAIAQVNTITLQQFFNAYPDKKDEVGYFAISRERASNWNGAWLYAINSRSNMKDEGWSLIEQWMEPDEVWTCYQATGNIPVLKSLSAKFTAENPVLNSALFAGIENGLGNPLVPWATLQIKYMRKAMSESFYGMSDPQTALEENYQLLLNEIK